One genomic segment of Hordeum vulgare subsp. vulgare chromosome 2H, MorexV3_pseudomolecules_assembly, whole genome shotgun sequence includes these proteins:
- the LOC123424669 gene encoding CBL-interacting protein kinase 31-like, whose protein sequence is MYKARRQASLKVRRRVGKYELGRTIGEGTFAKVRFAKDTESGDHVAIKILDKAKVQKHGLVEQIRREICTMKLIQHPNVVRLHEVMGSKARIFIVLEYVTGGELHDIIAAHGSLKEDEARRYFQQLINAVDYCHSRGVYHRDLKLENLLLDTAGNLKVSDFGLSAISEQAKADGLLHTTCGTPNYVAPEVIEDKGYDGAFADLWSCGVILFVMLAGYLPFEDDNVSALYKKISGAQFTCPSWFSDGAKRLIHRILDPNPSTRITIPQLLKDPWFKKGYKPPVFHEKYQTSLDDVDAAFGDSEEKQVKEEMEGQPASMNAFELISLNKGLNLDNFFEADKKYRRETRFTSQCPPEEIISRIEEAAKPLGFDIQKNNYKMRMKNLEAGRKGNLNVATEVFQVAPSLFVVELKKAKGDTLEFQKFYKTLSAQIKDVVWVCESEAEERSST, encoded by the exons ATGTACAAGGCAAGGAGGCAAGCCTCACTCAAGGTGAGGCGACGAGTCGGCAAGTATGAGCTCGGGCGCACCATCGGGGAAGGGACGTTCGCCAAGGTCCGGTTCGCAAAGGACACCGAGTCCGGTGATCATGTTGCCATCAAGATCCTTGACAAGGCCAAGGTTCAGAAGCACGGGTTGGTCGAACAG ATTAGACGAGAAATCTGTACGATGAAGCTGATACAGCACCCCAATGTCGTCCGCCTGCATGAG GTGATGGGAAGTAAGGCAAGAATCTTCATCGTTCTGGAGTATGTTACGGGTGGAGAGCTCCATGACATCATT GCCGCCCATGGGAGCCTGAAGGAGGATGAAGCACGCAGATACTTTCAGCAATTGATCAACGCTGTTGATTATTGCCATAGCAGGGGTGTATACCACCGAGATCTGAAG CTAGAGAATTTATTGCTTGATACTGCTGGGAACCTCAAAGTCTCAGACTTTGGCTTGAGTGCGATATCTGAGCAGGCGAAG GCTGATGGGTTACTACATACTACCTGTGGGACACCGAACTATGTTGCTCCTGAG GTTATTGAAGATAAGGGCTATGATGGTGCGTTTGCAGACCTTTGGTCTTGTGGGGTAATTCTTTTTGTGATGCTTGCTGGATATCTGCCTTTTGAGGATGACAACGTCTCAGCCCTTTATAAAAAG ATCTCTGGAGCTCAGTTTACTTGTCCCTCTTGGTTTTCTGATGGAGCTAAAAGACTGATTCACAGGATTCTGGATCCTAATCCTTCTACT CGTATAACTATCCCTCAACTATTAAAAGATCCATGGTTCAAAAAAGGGTACAAGCCACCTGTTTTTCATGAGAAATATCAAACTAGTTTGGATGATGTTGATGCTGCTTTCGGAGACTCGGAAG AAAAACAAGTTAAGGAGGAAATGGAAGGGCAGCCAGCTTCGATGAACGCATTTGAGTTGATATCACTGAATAAGGGACTGAACCTAGACAATTTTTTTGAAGCTGATAAG AAGTACAGAAGAGAAACAAGATTTACATCGCAGTGTCCTCCTGAAGAAATCATCAGTCGGATAGAGGAAGCAGCTAAGCCACTTGGGTTTGATATCCAAAAGAATAACTACAAG ATGCGAATGAAGAACCTAGAAGCAGGAAGAAAAGGAAACCTAAATGTTGCAACTGAG GTTTTCCAAGTGGCTCCATCTTTGTTTGTTGTTGAGCTGAAAAAGGCAAAAGGAGATACTCTGGAATTTCAGAAG TTCTATAAAACACTCTCTGCACAGATAAAGGATGTTGTTTGGGTTTGCGAGAGTGAGGCTGAAGAAAGAAGCTCCACATGA
- the LOC123424670 gene encoding SNF1-related protein kinase regulatory subunit beta-1-like, producing MGNASGRLEDIADAEMDEGGRGHVRRASSTGYVGGVRGGGGGGGGGGGSSSPGSPPRPHSPRMFVPQSPVTPLQRASDVPPPVFNQILMRDEDDSDDPPPKRIPTLLVWPHGGKYIFVEGSWDHWTSKKTVQKSGKDHTILLELPSGVYRYRFIVDGERRYLPDLPCETDNVGNIVNLLDVNDFVPESVESVSELMAPPSPDSSYSFQIPEDKEFAKEPPTLPAPLYLGVLNSRSAEPECARPRHVVLNHLYIEKGWGTQPLVALGHTHRFQSKYVTTVLYKAIER from the exons ATGGGCAACGCGAGCGGCAGGCTGGAGGACATCGCGGACGCCGAGATGGACGAGGGAGGCCGCGGCCACGTGCGGCGCGCGTCGTCGACGGGATACGTCGGAGGCGttaggggaggcggcggcggaggaggagggggaggggggtcgTCCTCGCCGGGAAGCCCCCCGCGGCCCCACTCGCCGCGCATGTTCGTGCCCCAG AGTCCTGTAACTCCACTGCAAAGAGCTTCAGATGTGCCGCCTCCGGTGTTCAACCAGATATTGATGCGTGATGAGGATGATTCCGACGACCCCCCTCCAAAGAGGATCCCCACTTTGCTTGTGTGGCCCCATGGAGGCAAGTATATCTTCGTGGAAGGATCATGGGATCACTGGACATCAAA GAAAACCGTTCAGAAATCTGGGAAAGACCACACCATCCTGTTAGAGCTTCCATCAGGAGTGTACCGGTACAGATTCATCGTCGACGGAGAAAGAAGATACCTCCCCGATCTTCCCTGTGAGACCGACAACGTGGGCAACATCGTGAACCTTCTCGACGTCAAT GACTTTGTGCCGGAAAGCGTGGAGAGCGTGTCGGAGCTGATGGCGCCCCCATCCCCGGACTCGAGCTACAGTTTCCAGATCCCCGAAGACAAGGAGTTCGCCAAGGAGCCCCCAACCCTGCCGGCGCCGCTCTACCTGGGCGTGCTCAACTCGCGGAGCGCCGAGCCGGAGTGCGCGAGGCCGAGGCACGTGGTGCTGAACCACCTCTACATCGAGAAGGGGTGGGGCACGCAGCCGCTGGTGGCGCTCGGCCACACCCACCGGTTCCAGTCCAAGTACGTCACCACCGTCCTCTACAAGGCCATCGAGCGATAG